In one Bradyrhizobium sp. 4 genomic region, the following are encoded:
- a CDS encoding carbamoyltransferase: protein MLCLGLSGGLDRVYENPLGLPGTFLHDGAAVLVKDGRVIAAVEEERLNRIKHSNKLPSSAIEYCLAAAGVELRDVDRIAFYATEAYCNAMLERLFISQPEISIPLDANLLLRHLLATEFGTQVDPSRVSFVGHHQSHAVSALAMSGFEDSLVLAIDGCGDFLSGLLAVGSGSEMTELMTFPENNSLGLFYLETIRYLGYGLFDEYKVMGLAPYGDPARYRELFSQFYELCANGGYRVHLERIGPALLHNIEVRRKGMPFTQQHRDVSASLQEALERIVFHILRHYRESTGMKRLCLAGGVAHNCTLNGKLLYSGLFEDIFVQPAAHDAGCALGAALMVSNEAGQPAPRERLQAVYWGPDVGSDDSIEKELKGWAGHLEFERTADVATRAAEWMVDGAVIGWVQGRSEFGPRALGNRSILADPRPAANKDRINAMVKKRESYRPFAPSVLEEDAGAFFELPDGRAEYPFMNFVVRVRESKRALLGAITHIDGTARLQTVSRTNNAAYWELINAFKSRTGVPILLNTSFNNNAEPIVNSVADAITAFLSTELDGLVIGSFLVKKRATTLESWTALAVSLPPHVSLYRVRAHAGRERQETVCEIRMGHSGQESVRVSHDLFDMLMQIEKEAVLADLLARVTSDRTRREALVNELRGLWDLRRIRLHPSPTA, encoded by the coding sequence ATGCTGTGTCTAGGATTGAGTGGCGGCCTCGACAGGGTCTATGAAAACCCCCTTGGGCTGCCGGGCACGTTTCTGCACGACGGCGCCGCGGTACTTGTCAAGGACGGGCGCGTGATCGCTGCCGTGGAAGAGGAGCGCCTTAACCGGATCAAACATTCAAACAAGCTCCCGAGCAGTGCGATCGAATACTGTCTTGCAGCCGCGGGTGTGGAGCTTCGCGACGTCGATCGTATTGCGTTCTACGCTACTGAAGCCTATTGCAATGCAATGCTCGAACGGTTGTTCATCTCACAACCGGAAATCTCAATTCCCCTAGATGCGAATCTGCTGCTACGGCACCTTCTAGCCACGGAGTTCGGTACCCAAGTTGATCCTTCCCGGGTGTCATTCGTAGGCCACCATCAGTCCCACGCCGTGAGCGCTCTGGCGATGTCGGGTTTTGAAGATAGCCTGGTCCTCGCGATCGACGGTTGTGGCGACTTCCTGTCGGGTCTCTTGGCTGTCGGGTCAGGCAGCGAAATGACCGAGCTTATGACATTTCCAGAGAATAACTCTCTCGGACTGTTCTATCTGGAGACGATCCGATATCTCGGCTACGGCCTGTTCGACGAGTATAAGGTTATGGGACTGGCTCCTTACGGAGATCCCGCACGCTATCGCGAGCTCTTTTCCCAATTCTATGAGCTCTGCGCAAACGGTGGCTACCGCGTTCACCTCGAACGTATCGGCCCAGCATTGCTGCACAATATCGAGGTCCGGCGAAAGGGAATGCCGTTCACCCAACAGCATCGAGATGTGAGCGCATCGTTGCAGGAGGCGCTGGAGCGGATCGTGTTTCACATTCTGCGGCATTACCGTGAGTCGACCGGAATGAAACGGTTGTGCCTGGCTGGCGGGGTGGCCCATAACTGCACGCTGAACGGAAAACTCCTGTATTCAGGCCTGTTCGAAGACATCTTCGTGCAGCCGGCTGCGCATGACGCCGGATGCGCATTGGGCGCGGCGCTGATGGTGTCGAACGAGGCCGGGCAGCCTGCGCCCCGTGAGCGGCTACAGGCGGTTTATTGGGGGCCAGATGTCGGCAGCGACGATAGCATCGAAAAGGAACTGAAGGGATGGGCCGGACACCTCGAGTTTGAACGGACCGCTGACGTCGCAACCAGAGCAGCCGAGTGGATGGTTGATGGCGCCGTGATCGGGTGGGTGCAGGGCCGATCGGAGTTCGGCCCTCGTGCGCTCGGCAACCGTAGTATTCTTGCGGACCCGAGGCCCGCGGCGAACAAGGACCGGATCAATGCGATGGTCAAGAAGCGCGAGAGTTATCGACCATTTGCACCATCAGTTCTGGAGGAGGATGCGGGCGCGTTCTTTGAGTTGCCGGATGGTCGCGCAGAATACCCCTTCATGAATTTCGTCGTTCGCGTGCGGGAATCCAAGCGTGCTTTGCTGGGCGCGATCACGCATATCGATGGTACGGCTCGGCTGCAGACGGTTTCCCGCACGAACAATGCCGCCTATTGGGAACTCATCAATGCGTTCAAGAGCCGGACAGGCGTCCCGATTTTGCTTAACACGTCGTTCAACAACAATGCCGAACCGATCGTAAATTCCGTTGCCGATGCGATTACGGCGTTTTTGTCAACCGAGCTGGATGGCCTTGTAATCGGTTCATTCCTCGTCAAAAAGCGGGCGACAACGCTCGAAAGCTGGACTGCACTCGCTGTATCACTGCCGCCCCATGTATCTCTTTACCGGGTTCGCGCTCATGCGGGCCGAGAACGCCAGGAGACAGTCTGCGAGATCCGCATGGGTCACTCCGGCCAGGAGAGCGTGCGCGTCTCGCATGACCTGTTCGACATGCTGATGCAAATTGAGAAGGAAGCTGTTCTTGCCGATCTTCTCGCCAGGGTCACCTCTGACAGGACTAGGCGAGAAGCTCTCGTGAACGAACTGCGTGGGCTCTGGGATCTCCGCCGTATACGGCTGCATCCGTCACCGACTGCGTGA
- the nodI gene encoding nodulation factor ABC transporter ATP-binding protein NodI, with the protein MSTAAVDLFQVSKFYDDRVVVDALSFTVSPGECFGLLGPNGAGKSTLARLILGVASPDAGKICVLGEPVPARARLARRGIGVVPQFDNLDLQLTVRENLLVFGRYFAMSAAEVEAVTPSLLEFARLENKADARVAELSGGMKRRLTLARALINDPQLLVLDEPTTGLDPHGRHLIWERLRSLLGRGKTILLTTHFMEEAERLCDRLCVLEHGRKIAEGQPRALIEQQIGCQVIEIYGGNPHELLPLVRPQVQRAEVSGETLFCYVTDPEQVRLRLVNRTDLRFLQRPPNLEDVFLRLTGREIKD; encoded by the coding sequence ATGTCAACCGCGGCAGTCGACCTTTTCCAGGTGAGCAAGTTCTACGACGACAGGGTCGTCGTGGACGCTCTTTCGTTTACGGTCTCGCCGGGAGAGTGCTTCGGTCTGCTGGGACCAAACGGCGCGGGTAAAAGCACGCTTGCGCGTTTGATCCTGGGTGTTGCATCGCCCGACGCAGGTAAGATATGCGTGCTCGGCGAGCCAGTGCCGGCGCGGGCGCGCTTGGCGCGCCGGGGGATCGGGGTTGTCCCACAGTTCGATAACCTTGATCTTCAGCTCACGGTGCGCGAAAACTTGCTCGTTTTCGGGCGCTACTTCGCCATGAGCGCGGCTGAGGTGGAAGCGGTCACGCCGTCACTGCTCGAATTCGCACGCCTGGAGAACAAGGCGGACGCGCGAGTCGCCGAACTGTCCGGCGGCATGAAGCGACGCCTGACGTTGGCACGGGCCCTCATTAACGATCCGCAGCTCTTGGTCCTTGATGAGCCGACGACCGGCCTCGATCCGCACGGCCGTCACCTGATTTGGGAACGCTTGCGCTCGTTATTAGGGCGCGGCAAAACGATCCTTCTCACCACCCACTTCATGGAAGAGGCGGAGCGATTGTGCGACCGCCTGTGCGTGCTCGAGCACGGCCGTAAGATCGCCGAAGGTCAGCCTCGAGCGCTGATCGAGCAGCAGATCGGCTGCCAAGTGATCGAGATTTACGGCGGCAACCCGCACGAACTGCTGCCGCTGGTCAGACCCCAAGTGCAGCGCGCTGAGGTGAGCGGGGAGACGCTGTTCTGCTATGTCACGGATCCAGAGCAGGTGCGCCTCCGGCTTGTCAACCGCACGGATCTGCGCTTTCTGCAGCGTCCTCCAAATCTGGAGGATGTGTTCTTGCGGCTAACCGGGCGAGAGATAAAGGACTGA
- a CDS encoding NodA family N-acyltransferase: MKMIAPGSTRGASARPPVRWRLCWENELQLADHIELSDFFRKTYGPTGAFNAKPFEGHRSWAGARPEIRAIGYDDRGVAIHIGALRRFIKVGEVDLLVAELGLYGVRPDLEGLGISHSIRVMYPVLRDLGVPFGFGTVRSALQKHITRLLGRQGLATVLPGLRVRSARPDIYLTVPPTRVEDVVGLVLPIARPMSEWPAGEMIERNGPEL, from the coding sequence ATGAAAATGATCGCGCCCGGATCCACACGGGGTGCTTCGGCGCGCCCTCCAGTTCGTTGGAGGCTGTGCTGGGAGAATGAGCTTCAACTTGCTGACCATATTGAGTTGTCCGACTTCTTCCGGAAGACCTATGGTCCGACCGGGGCATTCAATGCAAAGCCCTTTGAAGGTCATCGAAGCTGGGCCGGCGCAAGGCCTGAGATTCGCGCAATCGGCTACGATGATCGTGGTGTTGCGATTCACATCGGCGCACTGCGCCGCTTCATAAAAGTGGGTGAGGTCGATCTGCTTGTGGCTGAACTCGGATTGTACGGGGTGCGCCCGGATCTCGAGGGGCTCGGCATCAGCCACTCCATCCGCGTGATGTATCCCGTATTGCGAGATCTTGGGGTGCCGTTCGGTTTTGGCACGGTCCGATCTGCCCTGCAGAAACATATTACCAGGCTGCTCGGGCGACAGGGATTAGCGACTGTTCTGCCAGGGCTCCGTGTCCGGTCCGCTCGTCCGGATATCTATCTCACTGTGCCTCCGACGCGCGTGGAGGACGTGGTCGGCCTCGTTCTGCCGATTGCGAGGCCAATGAGCGAATGGCCGGCCGGTGAGATGATTGAACGGAACGGGCCAGAACTGTGA
- the nodS gene encoding nodulation methyltransferase NodS: protein MSVDKTYQSLQRELTNDDPWRLDDNPFERERHTQLLRLSLSNGAVSTGLEIGCAAGAFTEKLAPHCKRLTVIDVMPRAIGRAVQRTKRWSHISWAATDILQFSTEELFDLIVVAEVLYYLEDMTRMRTAIDKLVKMLAPGGHLVFGSARDATCRRWGHVAGAETVITMLAEALIEVERVQCQGQSADEDCLLVRFRNPERSSICSNGRA, encoded by the coding sequence GTGAGCGTGGACAAGACATATCAATCGTTGCAACGGGAGCTGACCAACGATGACCCGTGGCGGCTTGACGACAATCCGTTCGAACGTGAGCGTCACACCCAATTGCTACGACTATCGCTGTCGAACGGCGCCGTCTCAACCGGCCTCGAGATCGGGTGCGCGGCCGGTGCATTCACAGAGAAGCTTGCTCCTCACTGCAAACGGCTCACGGTCATCGATGTTATGCCGCGAGCGATCGGTCGAGCGGTCCAGCGGACCAAGAGGTGGTCGCATATCAGCTGGGCGGCGACCGATATTCTGCAGTTCTCGACCGAAGAGCTGTTCGATCTGATCGTGGTCGCCGAAGTTCTCTACTATCTCGAAGACATGACACGGATGCGTACCGCAATCGACAAGCTGGTGAAGATGCTTGCTCCAGGTGGGCACCTGGTCTTCGGATCTGCACGTGATGCCACCTGCAGGCGATGGGGGCATGTCGCTGGCGCCGAGACAGTCATCACGATGTTGGCTGAAGCGCTCATTGAGGTCGAACGTGTGCAGTGCCAGGGGCAGTCGGCTGACGAAGACTGCTTGTTGGTCCGCTTTCGCAATCCGGAGCGATCTTCGATTTGTTCTAACGGCCGAGCTTGA
- the nodB gene encoding chitooligosaccharide deacetylase NodB, with the protein MTSADNETEARSDCADSGGERCVYLTFDDGPNPHCTPAILDVLAQHRAPATFCVIGAYAAGQPELIQRIIAEGHELANHTMTHPDLSKCMPDEVEYEILTTNKVIGMACPRASVRHMRAPYGTWTKEALAVSAKAELAALHWSVDPQDWSRPGGEAIVAAVLASVRPGAIVLLHDGCPPDELKRCPHSSRRDQTVTALAQLIPALHDLGFAIRSLPQTH; encoded by the coding sequence GTGACGTCCGCAGACAACGAGACTGAAGCGCGGAGCGACTGCGCCGACTCGGGCGGAGAGCGCTGTGTCTATCTGACGTTTGATGATGGTCCCAACCCGCATTGCACGCCGGCTATCCTGGATGTGCTGGCGCAGCATCGGGCCCCCGCCACTTTCTGCGTGATTGGTGCATATGCAGCGGGCCAGCCGGAGCTGATCCAGCGCATCATTGCAGAAGGCCACGAACTCGCAAACCACACAATGACGCACCCGGATTTATCCAAATGCATGCCGGATGAGGTGGAATACGAGATCCTAACGACGAACAAGGTCATCGGAATGGCCTGCCCGCGAGCCTCTGTGCGGCACATGCGTGCGCCGTATGGGACTTGGACCAAGGAGGCCCTCGCCGTGTCGGCGAAGGCCGAACTGGCAGCCCTGCACTGGTCAGTGGACCCGCAAGACTGGTCTCGTCCTGGCGGCGAGGCGATTGTTGCCGCGGTGCTGGCCTCGGTCCGGCCGGGAGCAATCGTGCTCCTGCACGACGGGTGCCCTCCCGACGAGTTGAAACGCTGCCCTCACTCTAGTCGGCGCGACCAGACCGTGACGGCGCTCGCCCAGCTCATTCCAGCACTGCATGACCTTGGATTTGCAATCCGGTCGCTTCCTCAAACTCACTGA
- a CDS encoding ABC transporter permease — MWQRFAPALPANPWNWMAVWRRNFLVWRKVALASVLGNLAEPMSSLFGLGFGLGMIIGGVEGTSYISFLAAGMVATSAMVSATFETIYAAYARMQTNCTWEAVLCTPLTLGDIVLGEVAWAASKALLAGTAITIVAVALGYAEWSSIPYALPAIALTGVTFASLAMVVSALAPSHDYFIFYQSLILTPMMYLSGTIFPMSQLPGSFQRIAALLPLSHSVDLIRPTMLGRPVDSVGLHVGALCIYAAVPFLVSAVLLRQRLMR, encoded by the coding sequence ATGTGGCAACGTTTTGCGCCGGCGCTCCCTGCTAATCCATGGAACTGGATGGCGGTATGGCGCCGCAATTTTCTGGTTTGGCGGAAAGTTGCTCTGGCATCGGTTCTTGGGAATCTGGCCGAGCCGATGAGCTCTCTGTTCGGTCTCGGTTTTGGCCTTGGAATGATCATAGGTGGTGTTGAGGGCACCTCATACATCTCGTTTCTGGCGGCTGGAATGGTTGCCACAAGCGCGATGGTCTCCGCAACCTTCGAAACGATCTATGCGGCTTACGCTCGCATGCAGACAAATTGCACCTGGGAGGCAGTGCTCTGTACGCCCCTTACGCTCGGCGACATTGTCCTCGGTGAAGTGGCCTGGGCAGCGAGCAAGGCCTTGCTCGCCGGGACCGCGATCACGATTGTGGCCGTCGCGCTGGGTTACGCAGAGTGGTCATCCATTCCCTATGCGTTACCAGCCATCGCCCTCACTGGCGTTACTTTCGCGAGCCTCGCAATGGTCGTTTCAGCACTTGCACCGAGCCACGACTATTTCATCTTCTACCAGTCGCTTATTCTTACGCCCATGATGTATTTAAGCGGGACGATCTTCCCAATGAGCCAGTTGCCCGGTTCATTTCAACGCATCGCAGCCTTATTGCCGCTGAGTCATTCGGTCGATCTCATTCGTCCAACAATGCTTGGTCGACCGGTTGACAGCGTCGGATTGCATGTGGGCGCACTTTGCATCTACGCAGCAGTTCCCTTCCTCGTCTCGGCCGTGCTCCTTCGGCAGCGCCTGATGCGGTGA
- the nodC gene encoding chitooligosaccharide synthase NodC codes for MSLLATISTAAVASYALLSSVHKSAQALYALRIDASLPPYDSVDAGALPSVDIIVPCFNEDPRTLAACLKSLASQDYPGRLQVYVVDDGSANVAAVAPVHGSYAYDPRFTVILLPSNVGKRKAQIAAIRRSFGDLVLNVDSDTEIASDVVSKLVRKMQDPAVGAAMGQLMASNRNDSWLTRLIDMEYWLACNEERAAQTRFGAVMCCCGPCAMYRRSALLLLLDQYETQFFRGKPSDFGEDRHLTILMLKAGFRTEYVPDAIAATVVPDRLLPYLRQQLRWARSTYRDTLLGLHLLPGLDRYLTLDVLGQNLGPLLLAISSIAALAQLALTGTVPWWTGLTIVAMTMVRCSVAALRAGELRFIGFSLHTPINIFLLLPMKAYALCTLSNSDWLSRKVAKSSDVDESKASIEDATNGPSLNPGSEAPGSIRGAGLSRASAQLIASDGIAAATD; via the coding sequence ATGAGCCTGCTTGCCACCATCAGCACCGCTGCTGTTGCCTCCTACGCGTTGCTCTCCAGCGTCCATAAGAGCGCGCAGGCGCTTTATGCGCTGCGAATCGACGCCTCACTGCCGCCGTACGACTCGGTCGACGCCGGTGCTCTGCCCAGCGTGGATATCATCGTGCCCTGCTTCAACGAGGATCCGCGCACGCTGGCGGCCTGCCTGAAATCTCTCGCAAGCCAGGATTACCCAGGGCGATTGCAGGTGTATGTGGTCGATGACGGCTCTGCAAATGTCGCTGCAGTGGCCCCGGTCCATGGGAGCTACGCGTATGACCCGAGGTTCACCGTCATTCTGCTGCCAAGTAACGTTGGAAAGCGTAAGGCGCAGATCGCAGCGATACGCCGATCGTTCGGCGATCTCGTGCTCAACGTCGATTCCGATACGGAAATCGCCAGCGACGTGGTCAGCAAACTCGTACGCAAGATGCAGGATCCAGCCGTCGGCGCGGCCATGGGGCAATTGATGGCCAGCAACCGGAACGACAGCTGGCTGACCCGATTGATCGACATGGAGTACTGGTTGGCTTGCAACGAGGAGCGCGCGGCTCAGACGCGCTTTGGTGCCGTCATGTGCTGCTGCGGGCCGTGTGCCATGTACCGCCGCTCCGCGCTGCTGTTGCTGCTGGACCAGTACGAGACGCAGTTCTTCCGAGGAAAGCCGAGCGACTTCGGTGAGGACCGCCATCTGACGATCCTCATGCTCAAGGCAGGGTTTCGAACCGAGTACGTTCCGGACGCCATCGCCGCCACGGTGGTCCCGGACAGGCTCTTGCCCTATCTGCGGCAACAGCTCCGCTGGGCGCGGAGCACTTACCGCGATACGCTGCTGGGTTTGCACCTGTTGCCCGGCCTGGACCGGTACCTTACGCTCGACGTGCTCGGACAGAACCTCGGGCCGCTGCTGCTCGCCATCTCATCGATTGCCGCGCTCGCTCAGCTCGCGCTCACCGGCACCGTGCCCTGGTGGACCGGTCTGACCATCGTCGCGATGACCATGGTTCGATGCAGCGTGGCGGCCCTTCGTGCCGGCGAGCTTCGATTTATCGGCTTCTCGCTGCACACGCCTATCAACATCTTCCTCCTGCTCCCGATGAAAGCCTATGCGCTCTGTACCTTGAGCAACAGCGACTGGCTCTCGCGCAAAGTAGCGAAATCATCAGACGTCGATGAGTCGAAGGCCTCGATCGAAGACGCGACAAATGGACCAAGCCTTAACCCGGGATCGGAAGCGCCAGGCTCAATTCGCGGGGCAGGTCTTTCGCGCGCTTCCGCGCAGCTGATCGCGTCTGATGGCATTGCCGCCGCGACTGACTGA
- a CDS encoding nodulation protein NodZ, translated as MTKERFVISRRRTGFGDCLWSLASAWSYAQRTGRTLVVDWRGSCYIDRPFSNAFPVFFEPVEDIAGVPVICDDRINQLSFPGPFFPRWWNRPSIDCINRPDEQIFRERDELTELFQAREDNEANTIVCDACLMWRCGEAAERLIFRNIKLRSEIQARIDALYEEHFSGHSIIGVHVRHGNGEDIMEHAPYWADSELALRQVCMAIRKAKALPYPKPVKVFLCTDSAQVLDRLSGLFPDVFAVPKRFQADRAGPLHSAEMGIEGGASALIDMYLLARCATVIRFPPTSAFTRYARLLVPRIIEFDQSNPERLALIDNPYEHFAAS; from the coding sequence TTGACCAAGGAACGCTTTGTTATTTCTCGGAGGCGTACCGGCTTCGGTGACTGCCTCTGGTCATTGGCGTCGGCCTGGTCGTACGCGCAGCGGACCGGGCGGACGCTCGTCGTTGACTGGCGCGGTTCCTGCTACATCGACCGACCGTTCAGCAACGCCTTTCCGGTGTTCTTCGAGCCGGTTGAGGACATCGCTGGGGTACCGGTGATTTGCGATGACCGGATCAACCAGCTCTCGTTTCCCGGACCGTTCTTCCCGCGGTGGTGGAATAGGCCGTCGATCGACTGCATCAATCGTCCGGATGAGCAGATCTTCCGAGAACGTGACGAACTGACCGAGCTGTTCCAGGCGAGAGAAGATAACGAAGCCAACACCATTGTCTGTGACGCCTGCCTAATGTGGCGTTGTGGCGAGGCAGCCGAACGACTGATCTTTCGGAACATCAAGCTCAGGTCTGAGATTCAAGCGCGGATCGACGCCTTGTATGAGGAACATTTTAGCGGCCATAGCATCATTGGCGTTCATGTTCGGCACGGCAATGGCGAAGATATCATGGAGCATGCGCCGTACTGGGCCGATTCGGAGCTCGCCCTTCGTCAGGTTTGCATGGCAATCCGTAAAGCCAAGGCTTTGCCATATCCAAAGCCTGTAAAGGTCTTCCTGTGCACGGACAGTGCACAGGTGCTCGATCGCCTATCGGGTCTGTTTCCCGATGTCTTCGCCGTACCAAAACGTTTCCAGGCCGATCGGGCAGGGCCGTTGCATAGTGCGGAAATGGGAATTGAAGGTGGAGCTTCCGCTCTCATCGACATGTATCTTCTTGCGCGGTGCGCTACCGTGATCCGCTTTCCCCCCACCAGCGCCTTCACGCGCTATGCCCGTCTGCTCGTGCCACGGATTATTGAATTCGACCAGAGCAATCCGGAGCGCTTGGCCCTGATCGATAATCCATACGAGCATTTCGCGGCTTCCTGA
- the nodU gene encoding nodulation protein NodU, giving the protein MRICGIKLTHDGAVALIEDGRVVFCVEQEKLNNNPRYQTIDNLDAVVDALAEHGLDPSDVDQFVIDGWDGEFESQFEVLSGTTTIKLKGAPYVERQGDSPLTSRDRIGLMLDGKLYPYQSYPHVTGHVASAYCASSFAKSGQSAFCLVWDGCMFPRLYYVEPHGIRFIECLFPIIGHAYATAGHHFGPYRRADRTSWDLGIAGKLMAYIALGSPDEDCIKTFHELYEAHFATDAEGACPELEEINSSQSPLEALHDFFDACAMRLKEKQAQDVLASFHVFLERLLVRTIADVVERHSNLAGARNLCIAGGCGLNIKWNSAFRATGLFDFVWVPPFPNDSGSAIGAACSALAAQQGFRALEWSVYSGPAVRPSEVPPEWEGAPCTMGQLAAILACDKPVVFLAGRAELGPRALGGRSILAAASWEGMKDHLNDVKLREHFRPVAPICLEDRAAEIFSPGIPDPYMLFDHQTRPEWRDKIPAVVHLDGSARLQTVSRTSQHKVAELLVEYEKLTAIPLLCNTSANLHGRGFFPDAAAACQWGRVDHVWCDGLLWTKKRASGEAAGTTSVAMA; this is encoded by the coding sequence ATGCGCATCTGCGGTATCAAGTTGACGCACGACGGGGCAGTCGCTCTGATCGAGGACGGCCGGGTGGTGTTTTGTGTCGAACAGGAGAAGCTGAACAACAATCCGCGTTATCAAACCATCGACAACCTGGATGCCGTTGTTGACGCCTTGGCGGAGCACGGGCTGGATCCGAGCGATGTTGATCAGTTCGTCATTGATGGCTGGGATGGAGAGTTCGAGTCACAGTTTGAAGTCCTTAGTGGGACGACGACCATCAAGCTCAAGGGCGCGCCGTATGTCGAACGGCAAGGCGATAGCCCCCTGACGTCCCGCGATCGGATCGGCCTCATGCTTGATGGGAAGCTATATCCCTATCAAAGCTATCCCCATGTTACCGGGCACGTAGCATCCGCATACTGCGCCAGCTCGTTTGCCAAATCCGGACAATCTGCTTTCTGCTTGGTGTGGGACGGCTGCATGTTTCCGCGCCTCTACTATGTAGAGCCCCACGGCATCCGGTTCATCGAGTGCCTGTTTCCGATAATAGGTCACGCCTATGCGACGGCAGGACACCACTTTGGACCTTACAGGCGGGCAGACCGGACCAGCTGGGATCTCGGTATTGCCGGCAAGCTGATGGCCTATATCGCACTGGGATCGCCCGACGAGGATTGTATTAAGACGTTTCATGAACTTTATGAGGCGCACTTTGCCACGGATGCTGAGGGTGCTTGTCCCGAGCTTGAAGAGATCAACAGCTCACAATCGCCACTTGAAGCTCTGCACGACTTCTTCGATGCGTGCGCAATGCGATTGAAGGAAAAACAGGCCCAAGACGTCCTTGCGTCATTTCACGTGTTTCTAGAGCGTCTGCTGGTTCGCACCATTGCTGATGTGGTGGAGCGGCATTCGAATCTTGCGGGGGCGCGTAACCTCTGCATAGCCGGCGGCTGTGGCCTGAATATTAAGTGGAATAGTGCATTTCGTGCGACAGGCCTGTTCGATTTCGTGTGGGTGCCGCCCTTTCCGAACGACAGCGGCTCAGCCATTGGTGCTGCTTGCTCTGCATTGGCGGCACAGCAAGGCTTTAGAGCTCTGGAATGGTCGGTCTACAGCGGACCGGCCGTGCGTCCCAGCGAAGTCCCGCCCGAATGGGAGGGCGCGCCCTGCACTATGGGCCAACTTGCGGCAATCCTCGCTTGCGACAAGCCCGTGGTCTTCCTTGCCGGGCGTGCCGAGCTCGGGCCGCGAGCCTTGGGTGGCAGAAGCATTCTCGCGGCTGCGAGCTGGGAAGGAATGAAAGATCATCTCAACGATGTCAAACTTCGTGAGCATTTCAGGCCGGTAGCGCCGATATGCCTGGAGGATCGTGCCGCGGAGATTTTTAGCCCTGGAATACCCGATCCGTACATGCTGTTCGATCACCAGACGCGACCAGAATGGCGGGACAAAATTCCCGCCGTCGTGCATCTCGATGGATCTGCTCGTCTACAAACCGTTTCTAGAACCTCTCAGCATAAAGTGGCCGAGCTTCTCGTCGAATACGAGAAGCTCACAGCCATTCCGCTGCTTTGCAATACCAGCGCCAATCTGCATGGACGCGGCTTTTTCCCGGATGCTGCCGCCGCGTGCCAGTGGGGACGCGTCGATCACGTATGGTGTGACGGCCTGCTTTGGACAAAAAAGCGCGCAAGCGGGGAAGCGGCGGGAACAACGTCCGTCGCGATGGCGTAA